In the Oncorhynchus keta strain PuntledgeMale-10-30-2019 chromosome 14, Oket_V2, whole genome shotgun sequence genome, one interval contains:
- the LOC118394240 gene encoding uncharacterized protein LOC118394240, with protein sequence MAVQLVVALLALASLSAASAPDCKELVKPLVLEDHTELYGKWVYVMGSADHLFFQNALGTLKSSWIDLSATSDHKVVTLRWGDRIDGKCIVGTTHATISGTTSTVHIHLSEHKGQYLETCPDCLLWSDTSRNGDVTGRYLLLFTRTGKMDHTYLDTYKKQAECLNFPEKHQTYDGKTELCPDDKEEKKVVEEKVVVEEEIMEEIMEEKQATEEQKATEEEKATEEKATAEEEKATAEEKATEEEKATEEEKATEEEKATEEEKATEEEKATEEEKATEEEKATEEEKATAEEKATAEEKATEEEKATEEEKTTK encoded by the exons atggcTGTTCAGCTGGTTGTAGCTCTCCTGGCTCTAGCCTCTCTGAGTGCTGCATCTGCACCGGACTGTAAAGAACTGGTCAAACCCCTGGTACTGGAGGACCATACCGAG CTCTATGGCAAATGGGTGTATGTGATGGGGTCTGCAGATCATTTATTCTTCCAAAATGCTTTGGGGACTCTGAAAAGCTCCTGGATAGACCTGTCGGCTACATCGGACCATAAAGTAGTCACCCTAAGATGGGGAGACCGCAT TGATGGCAAATGCATCGTGGGTACAACACATGCTACCATCTCCGGCACCACTTCCACAGTACACA TTCATTTGTCTGAACACAAAGGCCAGTACCTGGAGACCTGCCCTGACTGCCTGCTTTGGTCAGACACATCTCGTAATGGAGATGTCACTGGCAGATACCTGCTCCTGTTCA caaGGACAGGGAAAATGGATCACACATACCTGGACACCTATAAGAAACAGGCAGAGTGTCTGAACTTCCCAGAGAAACACCAGACCTACGATGGAAAAACAG AGCTGTGCCCTGATgacaaggaggagaagaaggtggtggaggagaaggtggtggtggaggaggagattaTGGAGGAGATTATGGAGGAGAAGCAGGCTACGGAGGAGCAGAAGGCTACGGAGGAGGAGAAGGCTACGGAGGAGAAGGCTACAGCGGAGGAGGAGAAGGCTACAGCGGAGGAGAAGgctacagaggaggagaaggctacagaggaggagaaggctacagaggaggagaaggctacagaggaggagaaggctacagaggaggagaaggctacagaggaggagaaggctacagaggaggagaaggctacagaggaggagaaggctACAGCGGAGGAGAAGGCTACAGCGGAGGAGAAGgctacagaggaggagaaggctacagaggaggagaagacaacAAAGTGA